A window of the Bradyrhizobium ottawaense genome harbors these coding sequences:
- a CDS encoding ABC transporter substrate-binding protein translates to MTTINARRLAALLTVAGIAFAAPAYAQDKNVKIGVLTDMSSLYADINGPGAVTAVNMAIEDSGLRAKGWKIDVVSGDHQNKPDVGVNIARQWIDTEKVDVVADTPNSGVALAISNLVKEKNAILLNQAAASADLTGKACNANTISTTYDTYMLANGTGKALTKAGGDSWFFVSADYAFGAAMQRDAATVVEANGGKVLGNVKHPLNTSDFSSFLLQAQSSKAKVIGFANAGGDTTNAIKQAAEFGIVAGGQKLAALLLFVNDVHSLGLKTAQGLTFTESFYWDLNDKTRAWSARFQEKAANHAKPSMTQAGNYAAISHYLKTLEALGGNPHDGAKVVAKMKELPTDDPLFGNGPIRADGRRLIPAYLFEVKKPEESKGPWDYYKLLATISAEDAAKPLEASECPLVKK, encoded by the coding sequence ATGACTACAATTAACGCGCGGCGCCTTGCCGCGTTGCTCACGGTCGCCGGTATTGCCTTCGCCGCCCCCGCCTACGCCCAGGACAAGAACGTCAAGATCGGCGTGCTCACCGACATGTCGAGCCTCTATGCGGATATTAACGGCCCCGGCGCCGTGACCGCGGTCAACATGGCCATCGAGGATTCCGGCCTGCGCGCCAAGGGCTGGAAGATCGACGTCGTCAGCGGCGATCACCAGAACAAGCCGGACGTCGGCGTCAACATCGCGCGGCAATGGATCGACACCGAGAAGGTGGATGTCGTCGCCGATACGCCTAACTCCGGCGTGGCGCTCGCGATCAGCAACCTCGTCAAGGAAAAGAACGCCATCCTGCTCAATCAGGCCGCGGCCAGTGCCGACCTGACCGGCAAGGCCTGCAACGCCAACACCATCTCCACCACCTACGACACCTACATGCTGGCCAACGGTACCGGCAAGGCGCTGACCAAGGCCGGCGGCGATAGCTGGTTCTTCGTCTCCGCCGACTACGCCTTCGGCGCGGCGATGCAGCGCGACGCAGCCACCGTGGTCGAGGCCAACGGCGGCAAGGTGCTGGGCAACGTCAAGCATCCGCTCAACACCTCGGACTTCTCGTCCTTCCTGCTGCAGGCGCAATCGTCGAAGGCCAAGGTCATCGGCTTTGCCAATGCCGGCGGCGACACCACCAACGCGATCAAGCAAGCCGCCGAATTCGGCATCGTCGCCGGCGGCCAGAAGCTCGCCGCGCTGTTGCTGTTCGTCAACGACGTGCATTCGCTCGGCCTGAAGACCGCCCAGGGACTGACCTTCACCGAGTCCTTCTACTGGGATCTGAACGACAAGACCCGTGCCTGGTCGGCGCGCTTCCAGGAAAAGGCGGCCAACCATGCCAAGCCGTCGATGACGCAGGCCGGCAACTACGCGGCGATTTCGCACTACCTGAAGACGCTGGAAGCACTCGGCGGCAATCCGCATGACGGCGCCAAGGTGGTGGCCAAGATGAAGGAACTGCCGACCGACGATCCACTGTTCGGCAACGGCCCGATCCGCGCCGATGGCCGCCGCCTGATCCCGGCCTATCTGTTCGAGGTCAAGAAGCCGGAAGAGTCGAAGGGCCCGTGGGATTACTACAAGCTGCTCGCGACGATCTCGGCGGAAGACGCCGCCAAACCGCT